One bacterium HR11 DNA segment encodes these proteins:
- the ychF gene encoding Ribosome-binding ATPase YchF has translation MRIGLIGRSASGKTSVFRILTGYPSDAPLHTSEPEVGVYPLPDARLAQIARWAACERQTPATLELWDPPSHWSLQDGTAPRLIGELRTTDALLHVLALWDLDVLDPAEAVRRAEDLERTLITADLQVLQGRYQRLQQEYAKRHQEELLKESQSVSAMLKCLQAERPLRAEPWPQDVTHRMQGYGLLSIKPIFHLLNVAERHLGDAAVAVTLQMMAQRLPWAGVSYTSAHLELELVRMDPAERTEWQTVYGLPDLLPDRIAEPLLAALGFLRFYTVIGGEARAWLLPTGATAVQAAGRIHTDMERGFIRAEVLNFREIGSVGSFQEARRQGRLRLEGRDYVVQDGDILTIKFAV, from the coding sequence ATGCGCATCGGTTTGATCGGTCGGTCGGCCAGCGGCAAGACGTCGGTGTTCCGTATCCTGACGGGCTATCCGAGCGATGCCCCGCTCCACACGAGCGAGCCGGAAGTCGGGGTCTACCCGCTTCCCGACGCCCGTTTGGCCCAAATTGCCCGGTGGGCCGCTTGCGAGCGTCAGACGCCGGCTACGCTGGAGCTGTGGGACCCGCCCTCCCACTGGTCTCTCCAGGACGGGACGGCGCCGCGCCTGATCGGGGAGCTCCGCACGACGGACGCCCTCCTGCACGTCCTGGCCCTATGGGACCTGGACGTCCTGGACCCGGCCGAGGCCGTCCGGCGGGCGGAGGACCTGGAGCGCACGCTCATCACGGCCGACCTCCAGGTCCTGCAAGGTCGCTACCAGCGGCTCCAGCAGGAGTATGCCAAGCGGCACCAGGAAGAACTTTTAAAGGAGAGCCAGTCCGTCAGCGCCATGCTGAAATGCCTCCAGGCCGAGCGGCCCCTCCGGGCCGAGCCGTGGCCCCAGGATGTCACCCACCGCATGCAGGGCTACGGCCTGCTGTCGATCAAGCCCATCTTTCATCTCTTGAACGTGGCCGAGCGCCACCTGGGCGACGCCGCCGTGGCGGTCACCCTCCAGATGATGGCTCAGCGGCTTCCCTGGGCGGGGGTCTCGTACACCTCGGCTCATCTCGAGCTGGAGCTCGTCCGGATGGACCCCGCCGAACGGACCGAGTGGCAGACCGTTTACGGCCTTCCGGACCTCCTGCCGGACCGCATCGCTGAACCCCTCCTGGCGGCCTTGGGCTTCCTCCGGTTCTACACGGTCATCGGTGGCGAAGCCCGGGCGTGGCTCCTGCCGACCGGGGCGACGGCGGTCCAGGCGGCCGGTCGGATTCACACGGACATGGAGCGGGGCTTTATCCGGGCTGAGGTCTTGAACTTCCGGGAGATCGGGTCCGTCGGGAGCTTCCAGGAGGCCCGGCGGCAGGGCCGCCTCCGTCTGGAAGGCCGGGACTACGTCGTCCAAGACGGGGACATCTTGACGATCAAGTTTGCCGTATAA
- the ttuC' gene encoding putative tartrate dehydrogenase/decarboxylase TtuC': protein MTLRIAVIPGDGIGPEVTRAAMQVLEAAADRFGLDVCLDWYDYGADKYLREGVTLPPEDLERLKTYSAIFLGALGDPRVPDMKHAADILFGIRFGLDLYANVRPVKLLDPRLCPLKGVERLDFVVLRENTEGLYAGMGGIFKKGTPDEVAIQEDVNTRKGVERIIRYAFEYARARGYRSVCMSDKSNALRYAGDLWQRTFWAVAAEYPDIQAWHLYIDALAMQMVKRPQQFEVIVTNNMFGDIVSDLGAQLQGGLGMAPSGNIHPGRVSMFEPVHGSAPKYAGQNVANPMAAVLTAGMMMEYLGFPEVYQAIEAAVVAALRAGVVTRDLAEVLGVSPWGTREVGAWLAEYVRRGAP, encoded by the coding sequence ATGACCCTGCGCATCGCCGTCATACCGGGAGACGGGATCGGGCCAGAAGTCACGCGAGCGGCCATGCAGGTCCTGGAGGCCGCCGCCGATCGGTTCGGGCTGGACGTCTGTCTCGACTGGTACGATTACGGGGCCGACAAGTACCTCCGGGAGGGCGTCACCCTGCCGCCGGAGGACCTGGAACGATTGAAGACCTACTCGGCCATCTTCTTAGGCGCCCTGGGGGACCCCCGCGTGCCCGACATGAAGCATGCGGCCGACATCCTGTTTGGCATCCGGTTCGGCCTGGACCTCTATGCCAACGTGCGGCCCGTCAAGCTCCTGGACCCTCGTCTGTGCCCCCTGAAGGGCGTCGAGCGGCTCGACTTCGTCGTCCTGCGGGAAAACACGGAGGGCCTCTACGCCGGCATGGGGGGCATCTTCAAGAAGGGCACGCCCGACGAGGTCGCCATCCAGGAAGACGTCAACACCCGGAAGGGCGTCGAGCGGATCATCCGCTACGCCTTTGAATATGCCCGGGCCCGGGGGTATCGGAGCGTCTGCATGAGCGACAAGAGCAACGCCCTCCGATACGCCGGCGACCTCTGGCAACGGACGTTCTGGGCGGTCGCCGCCGAGTACCCCGACATCCAGGCATGGCACCTGTACATCGATGCCCTGGCCATGCAGATGGTCAAGCGGCCCCAGCAGTTCGAGGTCATCGTCACGAACAACATGTTCGGGGACATCGTGAGCGACCTGGGGGCTCAGCTCCAGGGCGGCCTCGGGATGGCCCCCTCGGGCAACATCCATCCGGGACGGGTCTCGATGTTCGAGCCCGTCCACGGCTCGGCCCCCAAATACGCCGGTCAGAACGTGGCGAACCCGATGGCGGCCGTCTTGACAGCCGGGATGATGATGGAATACTTGGGCTTCCCTGAGGTCTACCAAGCCATCGAGGCCGCCGTCGTCGCCGCCTTGCGGGCCGGCGTCGTGACCCGCGACCTGGCCGAGGTCCTGGGCGTGTCACCCTGGGGCACGCGGGAAGTCGGCGCCTGGCTGGCCGAGTACGTCCGTCGAGGCGCCCCGTAG
- the folD gene encoding Bifunctional protein FolD protein has protein sequence MARRLDGKAVAQKIYDELFLRIEDLRRRGIVPCLGAILVGDDPSSRLYVQNKQKACEQMGLRSIVQTFPADVSETQLLDHIERWNQDPDIHGILVQLPLPAHLSKARILEAIDPRKDVDGFHPVNKGLLMENRARLVPCTPAGILRMLDAYGVPIEGRHCVVIGRSDVVGKPIATLLLHRNATVTICHSRTTDLPELVRRADIVVAAMGRAAYIQPDWVNPEATLIDVGINTVTAADVLRQIVPEDHPKWAAFRQQGRVLLGDIHPLAYERARAYTPVPGGVGPLTVAMLVHNTVTAAELQAQEREA, from the coding sequence ATGGCCCGTCGGTTAGACGGCAAGGCGGTCGCCCAGAAGATCTATGACGAACTGTTCCTACGCATCGAGGACCTCCGCCGCCGGGGCATCGTCCCCTGTCTGGGGGCCATCCTCGTCGGGGACGACCCGTCGTCTCGGCTGTACGTCCAGAACAAGCAGAAGGCCTGCGAGCAGATGGGCCTGCGGAGTATCGTCCAGACGTTTCCGGCCGACGTCTCGGAGACTCAGCTCCTGGACCATATCGAGCGCTGGAACCAAGACCCCGATATCCACGGGATTTTGGTCCAGCTTCCCCTGCCGGCCCATCTGTCCAAGGCCCGCATCTTGGAGGCCATCGACCCCCGGAAGGACGTCGACGGCTTCCATCCCGTCAACAAGGGCTTGCTCATGGAGAACCGGGCTCGGCTGGTCCCCTGCACGCCGGCCGGCATCTTACGCATGTTGGATGCCTACGGCGTCCCCATCGAGGGCCGCCACTGCGTGGTCATCGGTCGAAGCGACGTCGTCGGAAAACCCATCGCTACCCTCCTCTTGCATCGGAACGCGACGGTCACGATTTGCCATTCCCGTACGACCGACCTGCCCGAACTCGTCCGACGGGCAGACATCGTGGTCGCCGCTATGGGCCGAGCCGCGTACATCCAGCCCGACTGGGTCAACCCGGAGGCGACGCTCATCGACGTCGGTATCAACACGGTCACGGCCGCCGACGTCCTTCGGCAGATCGTACCTGAAGATCATCCCAAGTGGGCGGCCTTCCGTCAGCAGGGGCGGGTCCTGCTGGGCGACATCCACCCCCTGGCCTACGAGCGGGCGCGTGCCTACACGCCCGTCCCCGGCGGCGTCGGCCCCTTGACGGTCGCCATGCTCGTCCACAACACCGTGACGGCGGCCGAACTCCAGGCTCAGGAGCGTGAGGCGTGA
- the fabG_5 gene encoding 3-oxoacyl-[acyl-carrier-protein] reductase — MSRSVGPAETTLWDFTGRVCVVTGAARGVGAAVARQMADLGAHVVITYRQSAEAARSLEASGQGRITAYPLDVREAPQVQAFFQAVWDRWGRVDVLVNNASFSTDRAWKRDITELEDADFVEAFRVDVLGSWLCDKAVMPYMRRQGHGVIIHMASAAALAGDPDTLLYNPAKMALVGLTRSLARLLAPAIRVYAIAPGSVRTDWLERWGLSPEDLRRLEEETLLRRIVEPTEVARWVAFLASPAAASVTGQTFFIDAGLWLGE, encoded by the coding sequence GTGAGTCGGTCTGTCGGACCGGCGGAAACGACCCTTTGGGACTTCACGGGCCGCGTGTGTGTCGTCACGGGCGCGGCCCGGGGGGTCGGGGCGGCCGTCGCCCGGCAGATGGCCGACCTGGGGGCCCACGTGGTCATCACGTATCGGCAGTCGGCCGAGGCGGCCCGGTCGCTGGAAGCGTCTGGCCAGGGCCGGATCACGGCCTATCCTCTGGACGTGCGAGAGGCTCCTCAGGTCCAGGCCTTCTTCCAGGCCGTCTGGGACCGGTGGGGCCGTGTGGACGTCCTGGTCAACAACGCTTCCTTCTCGACGGACCGGGCCTGGAAGCGGGACATCACCGAGCTGGAAGACGCCGACTTTGTCGAGGCCTTCCGGGTCGACGTCCTGGGGAGCTGGCTCTGCGACAAGGCCGTCATGCCCTACATGCGGCGGCAGGGTCACGGGGTCATCATCCACATGGCCTCGGCGGCGGCCCTGGCAGGCGACCCCGACACACTGCTCTACAACCCGGCCAAGATGGCCCTCGTCGGCCTGACTCGGAGCCTGGCCCGGCTTCTGGCCCCGGCCATCCGGGTGTACGCCATCGCGCCGGGCTCGGTCCGGACAGACTGGCTGGAGCGCTGGGGCCTGTCGCCCGAAGACCTGCGGCGGTTGGAGGAGGAGACGCTCCTGCGTCGGATCGTCGAGCCGACCGAGGTCGCCCGATGGGTCGCCTTTCTGGCCTCGCCGGCGGCGGCCTCCGTCACGGGCCAGACGTTTTTCATCGACGCCGGCCTGTGGCTGGGGGAATAG
- a CDS encoding Putative heme-dependent peroxidase — MEERSLNHFTLLQFTEAYWGLPANQRRDVHQRFWGRVRETADRTYLYQVFPARADADLLLWCAVRASDPDRPGRFFADLATVLAGVRPYLRSVQTLWGFTKPSVYARGQSPQEMDPFADHRKAYLVAYPFVKTAEWYLLSKDTRQGMMNEHIRVGRQYPSILQLLLYSFGLQDQEFVVVYEMDDLMQFSDLVQDLRATEVRRYTERDTPIITALYRPAEETLRLFE, encoded by the coding sequence ATGGAGGAACGGAGTTTGAATCACTTCACGCTCTTACAATTTACAGAAGCCTACTGGGGACTTCCGGCGAACCAGCGTCGGGACGTCCATCAGCGCTTCTGGGGACGGGTCCGGGAGACGGCCGACCGGACCTACCTCTACCAGGTCTTCCCGGCCCGGGCCGATGCGGACTTGCTCCTGTGGTGCGCCGTGCGGGCCTCCGACCCGGACCGACCCGGCCGGTTCTTCGCCGACCTGGCGACGGTCCTGGCCGGTGTGCGGCCCTACCTGCGGTCGGTGCAAACCTTGTGGGGCTTTACGAAACCCTCGGTCTACGCCCGGGGCCAAAGCCCCCAGGAGATGGACCCCTTCGCCGACCACCGGAAGGCCTACCTGGTCGCCTATCCCTTCGTCAAGACGGCCGAGTGGTATCTCCTGAGCAAGGACACCCGGCAGGGCATGATGAACGAACACATCCGCGTTGGACGCCAGTACCCCTCCATCCTGCAGTTACTGCTCTACTCTTTCGGCCTCCAGGACCAAGAGTTCGTCGTCGTTTATGAGATGGACGACCTCATGCAGTTTTCGGACCTCGTGCAGGACCTCCGGGCGACCGAGGTTCGGCGGTACACCGAGCGGGACACGCCGATCATCACGGCCCTGTACCGGCCGGCCGAGGAGACGCTTCGACTCTTCGAATAG
- the pdxJ gene encoding Pyridoxine 5'-phosphate synthase: MAWVKLGVNIDHVATLRQARRERDPDPVLAALIAEQAGADGVTAHLRLDRRHIQERDLEILRQTVKTRLNLEMAPTQEMVQIALRVKPDQCTLVPERPEEVTTEGGLDVVFHQDVVRRVVQRLQDAGIEVSLFIDPQLEQVRAAQRVGANAIEINTNAYAHAASPSLRAQELDNVRQTAQMAARLGLRVLAGHALNYHNVRPIVEIPEIEELNIGHAIVARALFVGFFEAVREMKRLLER; the protein is encoded by the coding sequence ATGGCATGGGTGAAGTTAGGGGTCAACATCGACCACGTGGCGACCCTTCGCCAGGCCCGCCGGGAGCGGGACCCGGACCCCGTCCTGGCCGCCCTGATCGCCGAGCAGGCGGGCGCCGACGGCGTCACCGCCCATCTCCGCTTGGACCGCCGCCATATCCAGGAACGGGACTTGGAGATCCTCCGTCAGACGGTCAAGACCCGCCTCAACCTCGAGATGGCTCCCACGCAGGAAATGGTCCAGATCGCCCTGCGGGTCAAGCCGGACCAGTGCACCCTGGTCCCCGAACGGCCCGAGGAGGTGACGACCGAGGGGGGCTTGGATGTCGTCTTCCATCAGGACGTCGTCCGCCGAGTCGTCCAACGGCTTCAGGATGCCGGTATCGAGGTCAGCCTCTTCATCGACCCCCAACTCGAGCAAGTTCGGGCCGCCCAGCGGGTCGGGGCCAACGCCATCGAGATCAATACGAACGCCTATGCCCATGCGGCTTCTCCGAGCCTCCGGGCCCAGGAACTGGACAACGTCCGGCAGACGGCCCAGATGGCGGCCCGGCTGGGCTTGCGGGTCCTGGCCGGCCACGCCCTGAACTATCACAACGTCCGGCCGATCGTCGAGATCCCGGAGATCGAGGAACTCAACATCGGCCATGCCATCGTCGCCCGGGCCCTCTTTGTCGGCTTTTTCGAGGCCGTCCGGGAGATGAAGCGTCTGTTAGAGCGGTGA